DNA from Flavobacteriales bacterium:
GCAAAAACAGACAAGGAAAAAGCGGTCAAGCTGTATTATGCTGTTCGTGATGGGTTCCGTTATAACCCTTACAACTTGCGCATGAAGCCCGAAGAGGTGACTGCAAGTCATCTTTTATCGGTTGGAGATGGCCATTGCATTGATAAGGCCATTTTTCTGGCCGCTTGCGCCCGTGCAGTTGGCATTCCATCGCGTTTGGAGTTTGCCGATGTGATCAACCACATCAGCAGCGAGAAATTTGTGGAGATGCTGAAGAGCGATGTCTTTGCCATGCACGGCATTACCCAACTTTATATTGATGGCAAGTGGGTGAAATGCACGCCTGCATTCAATAAGGAATTGTGCATGCTCTTCAATGTAGAACCGCTAGAGTTTGACGGGGTTCACGACAGCATGTTCCACGAGTTTGACAACAAGCACAATAAGTTCATGGAATACGTAGCGCAGCATGGCGTGTTCGATGACTTTCCGCGCGAATATTTCGTGGCCGTGATGGTGCTCAATTACCCACATCTCTTCACTTATCCAACGCTTCGGAGC
Protein-coding regions in this window:
- a CDS encoding transglutaminase family protein: MASYGPEHLKPTFYLDSDNPEVVAFAKKSIGDAKTDKEKAVKLYYAVRDGFRYNPYNLRMKPEEVTASHLLSVGDGHCIDKAIFLAACARAVGIPSRLEFADVINHISSEKFVEMLKSDVFAMHGITQLYIDGKWVKCTPAFNKELCMLFNVEPLEFDGVHDSMFHEFDNKHNKFMEYVAQHGVFDDFPREYFVAVMVLNYPHLFTYPTLRSLLVAEEAPVS